One window of the Xiphophorus hellerii strain 12219 chromosome 15, Xiphophorus_hellerii-4.1, whole genome shotgun sequence genome contains the following:
- the naga gene encoding alpha-N-acetylgalactosaminidase, producing MHFSVLIFASVATMTAFALDNGLMRTPPMGWLAWERFRCDIDCTNDPKNCISENLFIDMADRLYEDGWKELGYVYVNIDDCWSSMDRDKDGRLQADPKRFPGGINKLARYMHDRGLKLGIYGDMGTHTCGGYPGTTVDKIEIDAQTFADWEVDMFKFDGCYSNAIEQELGYPLMSKALNATGRPIAYSCSWPAYQGGLPPKVNYTQLGQICNLWRNYGDIQDSWSSVLSIADWFFENQDVLAPAAGPGRWNDPDMLVIGDFGLSMDQSRSQMALWAIMAAPLFMSNDLRTISSGAQSILQNKMIISINQDSLGIQGRRILKEKSGIEVFWRPLSNNASALVFFSRRTDMPYRYETSLSKLNYTTGSYKVTDVYTDQTDVLKDSTEFVVSVNPTGVVMWYVSAPGKLQYHQFIRGDKLRRHKYDAKQNNFL from the exons ATGCATTTCTCAGTGCTCATTTTTGCCTCTGTGGCCACCATGACCGCCTTCGCCCTTGACAATGGACTGATGAGAACGCCTCCAATGGGCTGGTTGGCATGGGAACGATTCCGCTGTGACATTGACTGCACAAACGACCCAAAGAACTGCATCAG TGAGAATTTGTTTATAGACATGGCAGACAGACTGTATGAGGACGGCTGGAAGGAACTGGGCTACGTCTACGTGAACATAGATGACTGCTGGTCGTCCATGGACAGAGACAAAGATGGACGGCTACAGGCTGACCCTAAGAG GTTTCCAGGGGGAATCAATAAGCTGGCGCGCTACATGCATGACAGAGGCCTCAAACTGGGCATCTATGGGGACATGGGCACCCACACCTGCGGTGGGTACCCTGGGACGACGGTGGATAAGATTGAAATAGATGCTCAGACATTCGCTGACTGGGAGGTGGACATGTTTAAATTTGATGGCTGTTACTCCAATGCTATTGAGCAGGAGCTGG GTTATCCTCTGATGTCAAAGGCTTTAAACGCAACGGGCCGCCCCATTGCCTACTCCTGCAGCTGGCCTGCTTACCAGGGTGGACTTCCACCGAAG GTGAATTACACTCAGCTCGGGCAGATCTGCAACCTTTGGCGTAACTATGGCGACATCCAGGACTCTTGGAGCAGTGTGCTGAGCATTGCTGATTGGTTTTTTGAAAACCAGGATGTCCTGGCACCTGCAGCCGGACCTGGAAGATGGAACGACCCTGACATG CTGGTTATCGGAGATTTTGGTCTCAGTATGGACCAGTCTCGTTCTCAGATGGCTTTGTGGGCAATCATGGCCGCTCCCCTGTTCATGTCCAACGACCTTCGCACAATCAGCAGTGGAGCCCAGAGCATCCTTCAGAACAAGATGATCATCAGCATCAACCAGGACTCCCTGGGTATTCAGGGAAGACGCATTCTCAAG GAGAAGTCTGGCATCGAGGTGTTCTGGCGCCCCCTGTCAAACAACGCCAGCGCCTTAGTGTTCTTCAGCCGCCGTACTGACATGCCCTATCGCTACGAAACCTCCTTGAGCAAACTCAACTACACCACTGGCAGCTACAAG gtCACTGATGTCTACACTGACCAGACTGATGTGCTGAAAGACTCCACTGAGTTTGTGGTTTCAGTGAACCCAACAGGTGTGGTCATGTGGTATGTCTCAGCGCCCGGCAAACTACAGTACCATCAGTTTATCAGAGGGGACAAACTCCGCAGACATAAATATGATGCGAAGCAAAACAACTTCCTTTGa
- the adcy3b gene encoding adenylate cyclase type 3: MNSMSVDRVNTTNTEHSTECSAEYSGPAPSDPSHTRDVAVLQSGCCRCLPRSVRLTFTPGSLESLYQNYFRRQREENLLVLVLFAALFNSFIIIMCAVVYTEDKLAMVVVAVVGLAVDVVLYLLCWFQKLPTTPMARGAVPYVLWLIVTIHVLCYMGLNYKRFSDASDAVGWQAFFSFSSFLTLPLNLVPLVLLATLSSGIHTLTLGVTVAQRFGDNLQGAMLVRQLLANVMLYLCAAMVGVMSFYMADRKYRTAFLEARQSLQVKLTLEDQSTQQEELLLSILPKHIADEMLQGMKNQANQNEVQQQQQFNTMYMYRHENVSILFADIVGFTQLSSACSAQELVKLLNELFARFDKLASQHHQLRIKILGDCYYCICGLPDFREDHAVCSIMMGLSMVEAISYVREKTKTDVDMRVGVHTGTVLGGVLGQKRWQFDVWSTDVTVANKMESGGIPGRVHISQSTKDSLHGEFEVEPGNGAERCEYLLEKGIDTYLVLKPKEEANGLNGTTPGALTSRNSNQVINTTITNGSTVSPQSMLTSPKQERNKMADEQVINKRLQQELLDRESQQIMKDQINPVSLRFVDGKLEEHYSSEKEKRSGAAFSCCVIVLFFITAMEVFIDPLLVVNYVTLAVGQLLLLILTVCSLAAIFPRMFSKRLVSFSMWIDRTRWARNTWAMAAIFVLTMAVIADMLSCVPPSLRLFNSTVGPMLESLGDRGCAENPKYYSFMAVMSLIATAMLVQVSHLIKLGLMVLVVTATGAVNIYSWSDLYDLYDFIQFASYRTSIVPSKYLMTMMIIIMMISFYFFARHLERQSRKLFLWKIGVHDQKERVFEMRRWNEALVTNMLPEHVAKHFLGTKMRDEELYSQSYDEIGVMFASIPNFSDFYTEESINNGGIECLRILNEIISDFDSLLDRDEFRCITKIKTIGSTYMAASGLTPESNTNGYGSRKPEDQSLIERWQHLSGLADFALAMKVTLDNLNKQSFNNFMLRIGLNKGAVLAGVIGARKPHYDIWGNTVNVASRMESTGVMGNIQVVEDCYNILKEYGFRFIRRGPIFVKGKGELLTFFMKGKDKSRGKAGPGTTALPHQVEDLS; encoded by the exons ATGAACAGCATGTCTGTGGACCGTGTCAATACAACAAACACAGAGCACTCCACCGAGTGCTCTGCAGAGTATTCAGGACCGGCTCCCAGTGATCCGAGCCATACCCGGGATGTGGCTGTCCTCCAGTCTGGCTGCTGCCGCTGCCTGCCCCGGTCAGTGCGACTTACCTTTACCCCTGGGTCCTTGGAGAGCCTTTACCAGAACTACTTTCGTAGGCAGAGAGAAGAGAACCTGCTGGTCTTGGTGTTATTTGCAGCCCTCTTCAACAGCTTCATTATCATTATGTGTGCGGTGGTGTACACCGAGGACAAGCTGGCCATGGTGGTGGTCGCCGTTGTGGGGCTGGCAGTGGATGTAGTTCTCTACCTGCTCTGCTGGTTCCAAAAACTCCCTACAACCCCTATGGCAAGAGGAGCGGTGCCATATGTGCTGTGGCTGATAGTCACCATCCATGTCTTATGTTACATGGGACTGAACTACAAGCGATTCTCTGATGCAAGCGACGCTGTGGGTTGGCAGGCTTTCTTCAGTTTCTCCAGCTTTCTGACTTTACCGCTGAATTTGGTGCCCCTTGTCCTCCTCGCAACGCTCTCCTCTGGGATACACACCCTGACACTGGGGGTCACTGTGGCTCAAAGGTTTGGGGATAATCTTCAGGGGGCCATGCTGGTGAGACAG ctgctgGCCAATGTGATGCTGTACCTGTGTGCAGCCATGGTGGGTGTGATGTCATTTTACATGGCCGACAGGAAGTACAGAACAGCGTTTTTGGAAGCTCGTCAGTCTCTGCAGGTTAAACTGACTCTGGAGGACCAGAGCACCCAGCAG GAGGAACTGTTGCTCTCCATCCTGCCAAAGCATATTGCAGATGAGATGCTGCAGGGCATGAAGAACCAGGCCAATCAGAACgaggtccagcagcagcagcagttcaaCACCATGTACATGTACCGCCATGAAAACGTCAG TATACTGTTTGCAGACATTGTGGGCTTCACCCAGTTATCCTCAGCCTGTAGTGCACAAGAGCTGGTAAAGCTGCTCAACGAACTATTTGCCCGCTTCGATAAACTGGCCTCA CAACATCACCAACTGAGAATTAAGATTCTTGGAGACTGTTACTACTGCATCTGTGGTCTGCCAGACTTCAGGGAAGACCATGCTGTTTGCTCTATAATGATGGGCCTTTCAATGGTGGAAGCTATTTC GTATGTGCGCGAAAAGACAAAAACCGACGTGGACATGCGCGTGGGTGTTCACACAGGCACTGTGCTCGGTGGCGTCCTCGGTCAGAAGCGTTGGCAGTTTGATGTTTGGTCAACAGATGTCACTGTGGCCAATAAGATGGAGTCTGGAGGAATCCCTgg GAGAGTGCACATTTCCCAGAGCACTAAGGACAGTCTGCATGGGGAATTTGAGGTTGAGCCTGGAAATGGAGCAGAGAGGTGTGAGTACCTGCTGGAGAAAGGAATTGACACTTACCTGGTTCTCAAACCCAAAGAGGAAGCAAATGGACTCAATGGAACC ACACCTGGGGCACTGACCAGCAGAAATTCAAATCAGGTGATCAATACAACAATAACCAATGGGAGCACAGTCTCCCCTCAGTCAATGCTGACTAGCCCTAAGCAGGAG AGAAATAAAATGGCTGATGAACAAGTAATCAACAAACGACTGCAGCAGGAACTTCTGGACAGAGAGTCTCAGCAAAT AATGAAGGATCAAATCAATCCCGTTTCACTGCGCTTTGTGGATGGGAAGTTGGAGGAGCACTACTCCTCGGAGAAGGAGAAGAGAAGTGGTGCGGCCTTCAGCTGCTGTGTCATTGTGCTCTTTTTCATCACAGCAATGGAAGTGTTTATTGACCCATT GTTGGTTGTGAACTACGTGACTCTCGCTGTTGGACAGCTGTTGTTGCTTATTCTCACAGTTTGCTCCCTAGCTGCAATCTTTCCTAGG ATGTTCTCTAAAAGGTTGGTTTCCTTCTCAATGTGGATCGACCGCACGCGGTGGGCTCGGAACACGTGGGCCATGGCAGCCATATTTGTTCTAACCATGGCCGTAATAGCTGACATG CTAAGTTGTGTCCCACCttcactgaggctctttaaCAGTACCGTTGGCCCGATGCTGGAGTCTCTTGGCGACCGAGGCTGTGCAGAAAATCCAAAGTATTACAGCTTCATggctgtgatgtcactcatcgCAACCGCCATGTTGGTTCAGGTCAGCCACCTGATCAAACTGGGCCTCATGGTGTTAGTTGTCACAGCAACAGGAGCAGTAAATATCTACAGCTGGAGTGACCTATACGACTTGTATGATTTTATACAGTTTGCCTCCTACAG AACATCCATAGTGCCATCAAAGTATCTCATGACAATGATGATTATTATCATGATGATAAGCTTTTACTTCTTTGCTCGCCAT CTGGAGCGTCAGTCGAGGAAGCTGTTCTTGTGGAAGATTGGGGTTCATGACCAGAAGGAGAGGGTGTTCGAGATGAGGCGCTGGAACGAGGCACTGGTGACCAACATGCTGCCAGAGCATGTGGCCAAACACTTTCTGGGCACTAAAATGAGAGATGAG GAGCTGTACAGCCAGTCTTATGATGAAATTGGTGTGATGTTTGCCTCCATTCCAAACTTTTCTGATTTCTACACTGAAGAGAGCATCAACAACGGAGGCATCGAGTGTCTCAGGATCCTCAATGAAATCATTTCAGATTTTGACAGT TTATTGGACCGAGATGAGTTCAGGTGTATCACAAAGATCAAGACGATAGGAAGCACATACATGGCTGCCTCTGGACTAACGCCCGAAAGCAACACCAATGGATATGGCAGCCGAAAG CCAGAAGACCAGTCGCTCATTGAACGCTGGCAGCACCTGTCTGGACTGGCAGATTTTGCCCTGGCCATGAAGGTCACTCTTGATAACCTCAACAAGCAATCCTTCAACAACTTCATGCTACGGATTG GTTTGAATAAAGGAGCTGTTCTGGCTGGAGTAATTGGAGCCCGTAAACCTCACTATGACATCTGGGGTAACACAGTCAATGTGGCCAGTAGAATGGAGTCAACTGGAGTGATGGGCAACATCCAG GTGGTGGAGGACTGCTATAACATCCTGAAGGAATATGGCTTCCGCTTCATTCGAAGAGGGCCCATATTTGTCAAGGGAAAAGGAGAGCTGCTTACCTTTTTCATGAAAGGGAAAGACAAGTCTAGAGGCAAAGCAGGTCCGGGAACAACTGCTCTTCCGCACCAAGTAGAGGACCTTTCCTGA